The nucleotide window GAAAGGCCACTCTGTCGATCGAGAGCGCCGCTGGAGGATTGACCATCCTGCCTCTGGGTCAAGGCAAGCAACGCATCATCCGGCTGGACCCAGAGCGTCGGCACGTTGACTCTCACGAGCCGCTAAGCGAAGGCGAGTTACGTGAATCCCTGGTTCGCATTGCGGGGCATGACTTCAGTCTTCGCAATGCGACTTGGCTCACGCGTTTCTCGGATGAAACTCGCTTGGCGGATACCTATCGCCAGGGCCGCATCTTTTTGCTGGGTGACGCTGCACACATTCATGCCCCTATGGGCGGGCAGGGTCTGAACGTCGGCCTGCAAGATGCCATGAATCTTGGATGGAAGCTGGGAGCCGTGGCCAAAAGCAAAGCGCCCGCTGTGCTGCTCGACACCTACGAGGCCGAGCGTCGTCCTGAGGGTCAGCGGCTTTTGCAAAGCACACTGGCCCAGGTGGCGCTCACCTCCCGGTATGACGAGGCCGGGCTGGCATTGCGCAGGACTGTCTCGGAGTTCCTGCGCCACCCGTCGCTCAACCGCCAATTGGCTGGGGAGTTGTCCTGCTTCGATCTTTGCTATCCGCAGCCCTTGCCGGGCTTTGAATCCTCACAAGGTGCGCTCGGCTGGCGTATGCCGGACTGCAATGTGATATCGGAGGACGGGGAAAGCTCCTCGATCTATGCGCACCTCGCTGGCGGCTCGTGGCTGCACCTTGAACTGGTCTCTCAGGAGCGTCAGCCGTTACCCGACTGGCTGAGTTCCAGGGAAGTGCAGCAAGTGCGGGCAAGCATTGACACCTGCCCGGCTCTGAACGGAATGAAAGACGTACTTGTCCGGCCGGACGGTTACGTGGCTGCCGCCCGTTTCATTTCGGAGGCCTAGCGATGATGCTCGACCTTGGGCAGTTTCCTCTTGTCAGGATACTGCCGATCAATACCACCCAAATCGCACCTGAGCGCCAGATCGAACTACTGCTTGACCGCGAACAGCCGTTTGTATTGATGATGCATCGCCGAGATGAACGCCATCCGGACGATAACCCGGAGAATCGAAAGTCGAGGTCTCGCTTTTTCAAGCAGAACCGTGACCGCCTCAAGCGGCTCTGCGCGGCGGCCATTCTGGTTGAAGGCGACAGCCCGGTATCCCCGCCGATCAAAGCCATGGCCTGGGGGTTGAGCAAAGCTTTTGGTGTTCCGTTCCATTTCGCACATGACGAGGATCTTGCCGTCTCGTTGGCACGGCGGTACGTGGTTGTTCAGACCACTGATCACTCCATTTCCCGTGATGCCCTCGCTGCCTCACTTGTTCCCCCCAGGCATGCCGATTGAGGGCGGAGCAGTGCGTGAACTTCCCTCCAAATTTAGGTGTGCGTTTGAAGGCGCAATAGCTCGTAGATGCTTGGTAAAGAGATGGAGATAAGACATCTTCGATGTTTCTTTGCTGTCGCCGAAGATCTCCACTTTGCTCGTGCGGCATATCGAACAGTCGCCGCTGTCGCGTGCAACAAAAGAGTTGGAAGAAGACTTGGGTGAGCAGATCTCTTCGTACAGACTTTCTGACCGAGATTGATCCGGATGACCACAACCATGCGTTTGGTCTTTGCGGCCTGGGGCTGGGGATGCCTGAAATCGGCTGGGTCAGCTTGAACGATCTGGCGAGCGTGCGCGGCGGGCTGGGCCTTCCGGTCGAGCGCGATCTGCTGTTCCGTGCGGAAAAGCGGTTGAACGCCTATGCGCGCGATGCGCGGCTGGCCGGGCAAATTGGTGTCTGATCTGGCTAAAGGGGCAACTTCGCGTGCCCCTATCGCTCAAGCTCAGTGCGGTCTCTTTTCGCCGGGGCGCAAGGTCAAGACCCGGACGCCGCTGCCGGTGACGGCCACGGTGTGCTCGAACTGCGCGGACAGTTGGCCGTCGCGCGTGACCACCGTCCAGCCGTCATCCTCGGTCTGGACGGTGGAGCGTCCCTGGTTCACCATCGGTTCGATCGTGAACACCATGTCTTCCCGCAGCACCAAACCAGTTCGCGGCTTACCCCAGTGCAACACCTGCGGCGCCTCGTGCATTTCGCGTCCGATGCCATGCCCGCAGTATTCCCGGACGATCGAATAGCCATTTTTGCGGGCGTGCCGCTCGATGGCGTGGCCCACGTCGCCCAGCGTGGCGCCTGGGCGCACGGCCTGAATGCCTTTCCACATGGCCTCATAGGTGACTTGCACCAGCCGCCGCGCCGGTTGCGCCACCTCGCCCACCAGATAGGTCTTGCTGGAATCGGCGATGTAGCCATTCTTCTCCAGCGTGATGTCGAAGTTGACGATGTCCCCGCTTTGCAGGATGTCCGTGGGCGAGGGGACACCGTGGCACACCACGTTGTTGCGCGAGGCATTGAGCGCATAGGCGTAGCCGTACTGGCCTTTGCTCGCCGGGCGTCCGCCCAGTTCATGGACGATGAAGCCATCGACCAACTCGTTGACCTGCATGGTGGACATGCCCTCCAGGCTCAACTGGTCGATGCGCTCGAACACCTGCGCCAGCAGTCGCCCAGACTCCGCCAGCAATGCGATTTCTTCCGGGCGCTTGGTCATGGCAGTGCTTTTTGCAAGGCAGGCACTGCCACGCCTGCCGCCTGCATTTCGCGGGCCACGATCTCGTTGAAGCTCTGCGCCGGATTCATCTCGCACAGCATGCCGATCCGAATCCAGAACGCCGCCTGTGCGTTGATCGACCGGCACGACACGGTGCTGGCCTTGCGCAGTTGATCGTGGAGTTCGTCGTCGATGTTCACGATGCCCATCTGGCTTATCCTATATGAAACATATACGAATCATATATTCAATCGACAGCCGGCACAAGCAACGGTGATGGGCGTAACGCTCGTCGAAAGTTGAACTCCGGGCATCCCCGGCCAGGAAGCATGGCCGGTCGCGCTGTCGTGCTGCGCATCGAACCCCTGCGGGTTTCGCCCCCTTCGGGCTTCCATCGCTGACGCCTACGGCCCGGCTTCCAGCTTCGGGCCTGCGCGCTTCGCTTGCCGTGCGGTCAGCGCAAGGGGGAGGCCGTTGCCATGTCCAGCCGTCTCCCCTGACTTCATCACCTTGTCCGCGACTGTAGCCCACGGCCGTGTGCCGTCAAGGCGCGCAGGGCCGTGTCCTCGGCTGCGCCTGCGGGCCGCACCACCCCCTGCGCTTGTTTCCTTGACAGCCCCCGTCCGCGCGCTCCTGACCGTCGCGGGCGATGAACTCAGGAAAGACGGTGGCAACAGGGCCAACCGGGTTCCTCTCGCCGACCGCACCAAACAGCCGAAAGGCTGGGCTCCGAATCTAGGAATCCGGTGTGCGGTGTGAACAGCAAACCTTTTTTGTCAGGAGAAAAATCATGCAACTCGCATCCCGTTTCGCTTCCCGTTCCCCATCGCTGCGCAGCGATTACCCGCTGTCCGACGACCAAATCCGCAGGGTGGCCCCGTCCATCTTCGCGGATGCCCCGCATGAGAGCCGTTCCGAGCGATACGCCTATATCCCCACGGCGGCGGTTCTGACCGAGCTTCGCAAAGAAGGGTTCCAGCCCTTCATGGTGACGCAGACCCGCGTGCGCGATGAAGGCAAGCGCGAGCATACGAAACACATGCTGCGCCTGCGCCACGCCAGCCAGATCAACGGCGCGGAGGCTAATGAAATCGTGCTGCTGAACTCGCACGATGGCACGAGCAGTTATCAGATGCTGGCCGGAATGTTCCGGTTCGTTTGCAGCAATGGCCTTGTGTGCGGCGACACCGTGGCCGATGTGCGTGTGCCCCACAAAGGCGACGTAGCCGGTTCCGTCATCGAAGGCGCTTTCGAGGTGTTGAGCGGCTTCGAGCGCGTGAAGGAATCCCGCGACCTGATGCGCGCCATCACGCTGGACGATGGCGAAGCCGAAGTATTCGCCCGCGCCGCGCTGGCCCTCAAGTACGACCCCACCGACAACAAACCCGCGCCCATCACCGAATCGCAAATCCTGATGCCGCGCCGGTTCGACGACCGCCGCCCGGACTTGTGGAGCGTGTTCAACCGCACGCAAGAAAACCTGACCAAAGGCGGATTGCAGGGCCGCAGCGCCAACGGACGCCGCCAGCAGACCCGCCCCGTGCAGGGCATTGATTCCTATGTGCGCCTCAATCGCGCCCTCTGGATGCTGGCCGATGGCCTGCGCCAGCTCAAAGCCTGACCCGTCCCCCCGCAGGAGGGGCGGTTTCCCCCCATTCCTTGTTTCACTCGATTGGAGATTCACCATGAACGCCATCACCCAAACCGAAGCCCGCGCCGTCAATGCCGCCGCCGATATCCCTCTGGAAGCCGCCGACCCGACCAAGAACCTGCTTCTGGTTCCGCTGTCGCGGCTGGTGTTGCGCCCGACCGGGCGCAACGTGCGCAAGACCCCGCGCATGTCCATCCCCGAACTGGCCGCGAGCATCCAGCGCGTGGGCCTGCTGCAAAACCTGATCGTGATTGCATCCGCCAATGGCGAACATTACGAAGTCGTCGCTGGTGGCCGCAGGCTGGCCGCGTTGAAGCTGCTGGCGAAGAAGCACCGCATCAGCAAAGAATGGGAGGTGCCTTGCCTGCTGGTGGCCGATGGCACGGCACGCACCGCCAGCCTCACCGAGAACATGCAGCGCGAAGCGATGCACCCGGCAGACCAGTTCGAGGCATTCGCCGCGCTGGTGGCCGAAGGCCGACCCATCGAAGACATTGCAGCGGATTTCAGCGTCACGCCGCTGGTGGTGCAGCGCCGTTTGAAGCTCGCAAACGTCTCGCCCCGCCTCATGGCAGACTATCGGGCTGATGCCGTGAGCCTTGACCAATTGATGGCCCTTGCCATCACCGACGACCACACCGCACAGGAAAGCGCCTTCTACGACGCGCCGACATGGCAGCGTCAGCCGTCCGCGCTGCGCGACCGCCTCACCGAGCGAGAAATCGACGCCTACCGGCATCCGCTGGTGCGCTTCGTCGGGCTGGATGCCTACGAAGCCTCAGGCGGTGGCGTGCGCCGTGACCTGTTCGCCGAAGGTGACGCGGGCGTGTATCTGACCGATGCCGCGCTGCTGGACAGGCTGGCGCAAGATCGGTTGGCAAGCATCGCTGCCGAAGTGAAGGCCGAAGGCTGGGCATGGGTGGATGCCACGCCGGGCGTAACCCATGCCGACCTGCACGCTTTCCAGCGTGTGCCGAGGGAGCGGCGCGAGCCGACCAAGCGCGAAGCGCAGCGCATCGAGAAGCTGCAAGCCAAGGTGCAGGCCATTGGCGAAGCCCTCGATGATGCGCTGGATGCCGAGGACGAGGACAAGGCCGACGCCTTGCAGGAAGAAGGCGAAGCCGTGGGCGAGCAGTTGCAGGCGCTGGAAGATGGCTTACAGGACTACAGCCCGACCGTGAAGGCCGCAGCCGGTGCCATCGTCACCATCGACCGCAACGGGCAGGCCGTGATTCATCACGGGCTGATGCGCGAGGCCGAAGCCAAGGCGCTGCGCACGCTGGAACGTCTGCGCCAAGGGTTCAGCGGCGAGGATGCCGGGAACGACGACGAAGGCGAGGACGGAGACAGCGAAGGGCAGCCCAAGACCGCCGCCATGTCCGACCGGCTGGCGCAACGGTTGAGCGCCCACCGCACCGCCGCGCTGCAAATCGAAGTCGCCCGGCATCCGCAAGTTGCGCTGGCCGCGCTGGTGCATGGCATGGTGCAGACTGTCTTGCAGGAAAGTCACTACGGCCATGATTTGCCGATCGGTGTGAGCCTGAAAGTGCAAGACCGGCTGGAAGGCATGGCCCCGGACTGGCCTCACTCCGCCGCCGTCGTGGCGCTGCGCGAACTGCAACAGGTGGCGGGTGTTGGCTTGCCGCAGGACAGCGCCGAACTGTTCGCGGCGCTGATGGCGAAGTCGCAAGACGAACTGGTGCGGCTGCTGGCGGTATGCGTGGCCGTCACGGTGGACGTGGTGACACCCCGGACCACGCGGCAGCAGCCTGGCGAGGAACTGGCGCAGGCCGTGGGGCTGGACATGGCCGCATGGTGGAAGCCTACCGATGAGGGTTATTTCCGGCATGTGTCGAAGGCCGCGATTCTGGAAGCCGTGGAGCAGTTCGCCTCGTCGCACGTCACCCGGCTGGCGAGGTTGAAGAAGGCCGACATTGCCAGCGAAGCCGAGCGGCTGGCCGATGGCACGGGCTGGATGCCCGCCATCTTCAAGGCCGAAGCCACGCAGGCAGCACCGCAGGAGCCGGACGACGCCCCGGAAGATGCCGAGGCAATGGCGGATGAACCCGCCGTGGCGCTGGCCGCTTGACCTGCGCCGACAGCAAGCGCCCCGGCCTCGACCGGGGCGCTTCGCTTGAAGGAGAACACCCCATGACCCGCACCACCAGCCGCCCACGCATGGCGGCGATCTACGCCCCCGGCGCGGTACGCGCCCGCCGCTGGCATGGCGAAAGCGACGTGCGCGGTTACCGCCCGCCCTCGGGCTGGTTAGCTCGCTCCGACCTCACAGACATTCACCCCATCACGGGCCGCGTCTTGACGCGTGTTGTGTAGTGGCTTATCGAGACGAAGGAATAACCTCGATCAGCCCCGCGCCCAGGCCGTTCCACCCTGGGCGCGGTAGAGACGCAAAAACCGGGCGCGGCGGTGGCCGCGCCCGGTTTCAAGGCCCATCGCTACTTCGTTCTGGTAGCGACCGAGAAAGTGGCAGGCCCACGCCAACGGCATGATCTACGGCATAGAGCCAGCACGCATCATTGCATGCTGCCCATCTCGCGATCGGACTCCGCGCCTTCGAGCATCAGCGTGGTTTCCTCGATGCGCTTGAAACGCCCCTCGGCATCCAGTTCGGCGAACAGGTACACCTCCTGCACGACCTGCGAGCCGTCGCGCTTGGTGACGTGGACGCGGTGGCGGTCTGCGTAGCACTGGCCGTCGCGCAATTCGTCCAGCACCTCGATGCGGGCTGATGCCACTACCTCGCGCAGCTTGCGTGCGTGCTGCGCGAACGCTTCACGGTCGTCCCAGTGTCCGTTGGTGCGCTGCCGGTAGCCGGGACTGAAATGGTGGTCGAGCACATCCCGCAGTGGGCGTTGCTGCTGGTTGAGGATGTCGTCCAAAGCGGAGCGAATGTCGGTTGTTCGCATGGGGTGTCGTGCCTGGAGGTGGATTGAACCGCCAATGTAG belongs to Ottowia testudinis and includes:
- a CDS encoding ParB/RepB/Spo0J family partition protein; this translates as MNAITQTEARAVNAAADIPLEAADPTKNLLLVPLSRLVLRPTGRNVRKTPRMSIPELAASIQRVGLLQNLIVIASANGEHYEVVAGGRRLAALKLLAKKHRISKEWEVPCLLVADGTARTASLTENMQREAMHPADQFEAFAALVAEGRPIEDIAADFSVTPLVVQRRLKLANVSPRLMADYRADAVSLDQLMALAITDDHTAQESAFYDAPTWQRQPSALRDRLTEREIDAYRHPLVRFVGLDAYEASGGGVRRDLFAEGDAGVYLTDAALLDRLAQDRLASIAAEVKAEGWAWVDATPGVTHADLHAFQRVPRERREPTKREAQRIEKLQAKVQAIGEALDDALDAEDEDKADALQEEGEAVGEQLQALEDGLQDYSPTVKAAAGAIVTIDRNGQAVIHHGLMREAEAKALRTLERLRQGFSGEDAGNDDEGEDGDSEGQPKTAAMSDRLAQRLSAHRTAALQIEVARHPQVALAALVHGMVQTVLQESHYGHDLPIGVSLKVQDRLEGMAPDWPHSAAVVALRELQQVAGVGLPQDSAELFAALMAKSQDELVRLLAVCVAVTVDVVTPRTTRQQPGEELAQAVGLDMAAWWKPTDEGYFRHVSKAAILEAVEQFASSHVTRLARLKKADIASEAERLADGTGWMPAIFKAEATQAAPQEPDDAPEDAEAMADEPAVALAA
- a CDS encoding ParD-like family protein, producing MGIVNIDDELHDQLRKASTVSCRSINAQAAFWIRIGMLCEMNPAQSFNEIVAREMQAAGVAVPALQKALP
- a CDS encoding FAD-dependent monooxygenase — protein: MKSKECNVIVVGAGPSGLWIACELSLARLKVCVIERRAEPMSQSRSLTIHGRTLEMFAMRGLHERFLQVGRPMPSWHFAGLPTALDFSSMESRHPYMLFIAQTQTERLLQERAMELGVEFHRGCTASHIAQSEKGVEVHVHDASGTRRIDAAYLVGADGARSQVRQQAGIAFPGMAATQSVMMADAQVDLPDGKATLSIESAAGGLTILPLGQGKQRIIRLDPERRHVDSHEPLSEGELRESLVRIAGHDFSLRNATWLTRFSDETRLADTYRQGRIFLLGDAAHIHAPMGGQGLNVGLQDAMNLGWKLGAVAKSKAPAVLLDTYEAERRPEGQRLLQSTLAQVALTSRYDEAGLALRRTVSEFLRHPSLNRQLAGELSCFDLCYPQPLPGFESSQGALGWRMPDCNVISEDGESSSIYAHLAGGSWLHLELVSQERQPLPDWLSSREVQQVRASIDTCPALNGMKDVLVRPDGYVAAARFISEA
- a CDS encoding nuclear transport factor 2 family protein, which gives rise to MRTTDIRSALDDILNQQQRPLRDVLDHHFSPGYRQRTNGHWDDREAFAQHARKLREVVASARIEVLDELRDGQCYADRHRVHVTKRDGSQVVQEVYLFAELDAEGRFKRIEETTLMLEGAESDREMGSMQ
- a CDS encoding DUF2958 domain-containing protein; this translates as MFLCCRRRSPLCSCGISNSRRCRVQQKSWKKTWVSRSLRTDFLTEIDPDDHNHAFGLCGLGLGMPEIGWVSLNDLASVRGGLGLPVERDLLFRAEKRLNAYARDARLAGQIGV
- the map gene encoding type I methionyl aminopeptidase; the protein is MTKRPEEIALLAESGRLLAQVFERIDQLSLEGMSTMQVNELVDGFIVHELGGRPASKGQYGYAYALNASRNNVVCHGVPSPTDILQSGDIVNFDITLEKNGYIADSSKTYLVGEVAQPARRLVQVTYEAMWKGIQAVRPGATLGDVGHAIERHARKNGYSIVREYCGHGIGREMHEAPQVLHWGKPRTGLVLREDMVFTIEPMVNQGRSTVQTEDDGWTVVTRDGQLSAQFEHTVAVTGSGVRVLTLRPGEKRPH
- a CDS encoding DUF932 domain-containing protein — translated: MQLASRFASRSPSLRSDYPLSDDQIRRVAPSIFADAPHESRSERYAYIPTAAVLTELRKEGFQPFMVTQTRVRDEGKREHTKHMLRLRHASQINGAEANEIVLLNSHDGTSSYQMLAGMFRFVCSNGLVCGDTVADVRVPHKGDVAGSVIEGAFEVLSGFERVKESRDLMRAITLDDGEAEVFARAALALKYDPTDNKPAPITESQILMPRRFDDRRPDLWSVFNRTQENLTKGGLQGRSANGRRQQTRPVQGIDSYVRLNRALWMLADGLRQLKA